TAAACATAATAACAATTTGTCACTAAAATATAAAGACCATTTATCATGAATTCAGGATTGTATTGATCCATTTGTGTAAAAGTATAAAAGTATGTATAAGAACACATTTTAgaaagagatttttcaaaaacTAAGAACTTGTGGAACAAAACACATTGGTGAGAGTGCAGTTATGTTAAGTATATTATTTCCTGAGCAATATGCCATGTGCTAAgtaagtaacttcagtcatgcctgacttcaTGTGACTGTATAGACTGCAGTTTGCCAGTAGCCTCcatctgtccaaaggattctccaggcaagaagagtggagtgagttgccatgccctcctccaggggatattcggaacgcagagatcgaacctgcatctcttaattctcctgcactggcaaatgggttctttaccattaatacacctgggaagccccttcctgaACAATAGGATGTAATAAAATTGAGTGAAAATCTACAACTAACTgataaaaagacacaaaagagtaAGCATTTAGCAATATTAACATGGATCTCTAAttcaagatcaaattgccaaagaTTTGGAAGTGAAACAATATAACAGAAGAACATTTATGAAGTGAGGAAGCAGCAGTATCTAAGTTATAATTTTATCTTATATATAGACAGAGGAATTGAAATGTGCTTATATAATATAAGTCAAACGGTAAAGAATTATGATCAGAAGAGATGCAATTTTTAGGACAAAATTTAATCAGATGGCCGAAAGGAATAATAAGGAATAACTGATGAGAAACTCTTAATAGAAGTAAATATGTATGAGTTGTCTATCACACTAAGAATGCTAAAGAACTCTCACTTTCCTTTCCTGCTTACAGCAAGAGTTGACACATTTAGAATATTAAAGTGACAAATTATGACGGTAAGAAAAGTAGCAATAAAGAGCAATGAGCGGTATGTACTGtgcagcatggtgactgtagttcaTAACACTCTTTTTATCGTAACTGAAAAttgcatgagaaatgctgggctggaagaagcacaagctggaatcaagattgccgggagaaatatcaataacctcagatatgcagatgacaccacccttatggcagaaagtgaagaagaactaaaaagcctcttgatgaaagtgaaagaggagagtgaaaaagttggcttaaagcttaacattcagaaaactaagatcatggcatctggtcccatcacctcatgggaaatagatggggagacagtgggaacagtgtcagactttatttttgtggtgtccaaaatcactgcagatggtgactgcagccatgaaattaaaagacgcttactccttggaaggaaagttatgaccaacctagatagcatattaaaaagcagagacattactttgccaacaaaggtccatctggtcaaagctatagtttttccagtggtcatgtatggatgtgagagttgggcagtgaagaaagctgagtgccaaaaaattgatgcttttgaactgtggtgttggagaagacttgagagtcccttggacagcaaggagatccaaccagtccatcctgaaggagatcagtcctgggtgttcattggaaggactgatgctgaagctgaaactccagtactttggccacctcatgtgaagagttgactcattggaaaagaccctgatgcttggagggattgggggcaggaggagaaggggatgacagaggatgagatggctcaatggcatcaccgactcgatgggcatgagtttgagtagactccgggagttggtgatggacagggaggcctggtgtgcagtgattcatgaggtcgcaaagagtcgtacatgcctgagcgactgaactgaactgaagagacagCATATCCTAAAATCTCCCCTCACAAGAAATAAATTGTAACTATatgtggtgacagatgttaaggagatttactgtggtgatcattttgcagtataaaCAAGtattaaatcattatgctgtgtACCTGTAACTCATATATTGTCATAGGTCAAATACCCAAATTCTTTTGgaaaagcaatgaagaaaatGTTGGCAGATGTGACCAACAGAATTTATCAGTtcttatacaatgtcacaaatataTCTATGCATATATAAAAGAACTATATCAcaaatttaaagtttttgttaaaaaataatcctTCCTGTCAaagaatgcaattttaaaaaggaataacaaCACTCTGATATcactatataaaacaaaatagttacagagacattttttttaatagagaaacaCTGCATGACTAACAAATCCACAGATCTATTTAGCCTCACAGATAATAAAATAGTTGGAAAGTAAACCTCCCTAGCATACATCTTTTTGTTTACATaactaagtttttttttgttttgttttctaatgtgCACACAAGAGTGAGAGAAGATACTGTAATGTGTATGTTGCCTACACAGCTATTGAAAGTGTGTATTTGCAGACAGTCCTCAGTTTAGATCTTTCTCCTCTATGTGGAGGCACAGTCTAATATGCCCCATcttacaataaaatgaaatgccCTCACCTCACTGACTGATCCTCTACAGTTAATACACTATTTGTCTACTCCTGTTAATTAACAAGAACTTTAGACTCATGTTCCACTTTCACTGGATGCAATTGATACCCtccattcattcttctgttggacttcactgaaagtgaaagttgctcagtcatgtccgattatttgcgaccccatggactatacagtccatggaattctccaggtcaggacattggagtgggtggcctttccctagCATGATTTAACTGTCAACATTGACATTCTCGTTTTCAAGTGCAGTGTTCCTCTTTCAGCAtcataaagaaatacattttcaggAAACCCAGCAAACAACCATGGTGACCTCTGCCTCTGGGATATGCTAGATTAGCCCTTGGGTGACCTCTGGTACCTTCCTGGTTTCCATCCTCTCTGATCCTCTCCTGCAGTGTCTGTGGAGCGCTCAGACTCACCTATTTGGGAACTCTGTGAGGGAGGCTTCCTTGTGAAAGTCAAAATTCACCCCTAAGTAGCTGATGATGCAGATCCACGCTCTGTCTCCTGACAAGACAGCAATATGAGATCAGGCATTGTTCTCTCAGCCATATGTAGGATTGCAAAAGCAACAACTACATCCTGTCCAACCAAAGAGGCACAGGCTGAGGGACTGCAGCAGAGGAGATATTTACATCTCCCATGTCAGCTCATTAGACATGTTTTCCCTTTGTTATTCCAACCTCTAAGTACGTGATTTCCCTTGGAGAAGTGCTCTGAacagaatgtatttttttctgctgATTCTCTGTTCCTAAGAGACTCCATTATAAGACAGATAAATTCAGCTTCCTCACTTCTTCACCTTTACTTCTCCGGCTTCCAAAGCTCTAAGACTCCCAGCACCTCATCACATCCCTGAGTTCAAGTTTTCTGAAAAGTATAATATTGACAATTGTTCTTGACTAGGTCCTTTGGGTCTTCAATGCTTTGATCTATTGTGGGAACACAACCCAAGAAATCTCTGAATATGACTATTTTGCCCTTTTCAAAACAGGGGATAACTTTGCTCCTTTAATATAAAACTTGGTTTCAAGCAAGTTTTGCAAAACCTAAAGAGATTTCCTTCTTACATCAGAAATGTTTcattacaaagaaattaaaacttaTTGTGCACCCTTTTAAATCATATGCAAATGGAACTACATAATATactgctaatttttaaaattcagaaagttgaatactttaaaaatgtacagcTTATTATATGGAATTATGCTCTAATTAGCTAAGAGTTAAAACTTCCTGGCAGTACATTGTGGAGGGAAGTATGTTAAGCACAGGTGGTTGTGTCATACCTAAAATTGATGGGAGATAGCTCCTCTAATTAGGAATAAAGTGAAGTGACACATGTGAACTAGGAACAGGAAAATTCAAATAAAGCAATTAACATTTGAGAAACCTAGTGATTTCCCTATAAACGAAAGACTGACCTAatatataaaaggaagaaattggCATAAAGTGGTCCAAGACAGAAGAGCACTACACTGCACACCACACCATGGACGAtcctttaaaacagaaaacagtctGCCAGCTGACAGCAGGCCCAAGAGGAGACAATCAGAACTCAGATCAGCTGCCCGTCATAGAAACCATCTGACAAATCTTCATTATATTAAGCCATTTGCTTTTAGGATGACTTGCTATGTAGCAACAGGTAAAAGAAACAGTAATCAAAATGAACAGAACTGGGGGGAGTTATAATAATATGCTTCTTTTTTCTAGACAACCGTTGTGATGTTTGAATAACATTATGATGACTATCATTCAAGTTTATGTCAACTTTATAAAAAAGGGATTCTGTTTAGGGTTCTGTGTAGGTAAGCAAGAAAGGTTAAAAGGATATGCCTGTTtgaggagaattctatcaaacagttAGAtgagagctaatgcctatccttctaaaccTCTTTCAAGAAATTGCAGAGGAGGAAtgcttccaagctcattctacaaggccaccaccTCATAGAATGGTATCACCCTGATAcgaaaactagacaaagacaacacacacacacacacacacacacacacacacacacacacacaaactatagGACAATATCACTGAGGAAtctagatgcaaaaatcctcaacaaaagtttagcaaactgaattcagcaacacatcaaaaagctcatacaccataatcaagttgggtttatcccagggatgcaaggattcttcaatatatggaaatcaatcaatgtgataccccatattaacaaattgaaagataaaatgcatatgatcatctcaaaagatgcagaaaaaaaaaacctttgacaaaattaagcactcatttatgattaaaattcttcaaaaaacaaGCATAGAAGGAACCcaactcaacatagtaaaggccatatatgataagcctacagtaaacattattatcaatggtgaaaaaatgaaagcattccccctaagatcaggaacaagacaagggtgtctactTTCACCACTATCATtcacatagttctggaagtcctagctacagctagggaagaaaaagaagaagaattgaCATAAAGTggtccaagaaaaataaaacaaggaagaaagggaagaaaaaaataataggaatccagatcagaaaagaagtaaagctctcactatttgccgataacatgatactgtacatagaaaaccttaaatatTGTATCAAacttactagagctaatcagtgaatttagaaaagtctcaagatacaaaatcaatacatagaaatcacttgcatttctatatactaacaatgaaaaagcagaaagagcaattaaggaatcaatcccattcaccattgcaacaaaaagaattaaatatctagtaataaacttacctaaggaaacaaaagaactgtacacagaaaattataagatactaaagaaacaaatcaaagatgacataaacagatgagcGATATTCCACATTCCTAtgtaggaagactcaatattgtgaaaatgaatatactaccaagtgcaatctacagatttaatgcaatccctatcaaattaccaatggcatttatcacaaaactagaacaaaaaaaattcacaattcatatggaaacacagaagaacctgaatagccaaagcagtcttgagaaagaagaatggagctggagaaatcaagctacctgacttcaggttatactacaaatctacagttatcaagacagcatggtcctggcacaaaaacagaaatatagaccaatggaacaagatataaaacccagaaataaacccatgcacccatgggtaccttatctttgacaaaagaggcaagaacatacaatggggcaaagacagcctcttcaataaatggttctgggaaaactggaaagctacttgtaaaataaagaaattagaacacttcctaacaccatacaaaaagataaattcaaaatggattaaaaacctaaatgtaagactagaagctataaaactcttagaggaaaacatatgcagaacactctgacataaatcaaagcaagataaTCCATGagccacctcctagagtaacagaaataaaagcaaaagtaaataagtggaatctgattaaacttaaaagcttttgcacaacaaaggaaactataagcaaggtgaaaagacagcactcataatgggagaaaataatagcaaatgaaacaactgacaaaggattaatttctaaaatatacaagcagctcataccactcaataccagaaaaacaaacaacccaatcaaaaggtggggaaaagacctaaacagacatttctccagagaagacatacagatggctacaaacacatgaaaagatgctcaacatcgctcattattcagttcagttcagttcagttcagttgctcagtcgtgtctgactctttgtgacctcatggactgcagcatgccaggcctccctgtccaccaccaactcttggagcttactcaaactcatgtccattgagtcagtgatgccatccaaccatatcatcctctgtcatccccttctcctctcgccttcaatctctcccagcatcagggtcttttcaaatgagtcagctcttcgcatcaggtggccaaagtattggagtttcaccttcaacatcagtccttccaatgaacacccagaactaatttcctctaggatggactggttggatctccttgcagtccaagggactctcaagagtcttctccaacaccacagttcaaaagcatcaatttttcggtgctcagctctctttatagtccaactctcacatccatacatgtctactggaaaaaacatagctttgactagaaggaccttttggcaaagtaatgtctctgctttttaatatgctgtctaggttggtcataacatttcttccaaggagtaagcatcctttcatttcatggctgcagtcaccatctgcagtgattttggagccccaaaactaaagtctgtGACTATgccgctcattattagagaaatgcaagtgaaaatcgcaatgagatatcacttcacacaggtcagaatggtcctcatcaaaaagtcaacaaacaataaatgctggaaagggtgtggagaaaagggaacactctcgcactgttggtgagaatgtaaatttatacagccactttggaagatggtatggagtttggagtttttccttaaaaaactatgaaaaaaaccaccatatgacccagcaataccactcctaggcatataccctgaggaaaccaaaattgaaagagacacatgtatcccattgttcattgtagtGCTATTTACGATAACTGaaacatggacgcaacctagatgtccatcgacagatgaatggataaagaagttgtggtatatatacacagtggaatattacctAGCCAttcaaaggaatgcatttgagtcagttctaatgagatggatgaacctagcacctattatacagagtgaagtgagtcagaaagagaaagataaataccatattctaacacatatatatggaatctacaaaaatggtactgaagaatttatttaagggcaacaacagagaaacagacatagagaatagacttatggacatggggagaggggaggggaggatgagatgtatggaaagagtaacatggaagcttacattaccatgtgtaagatagatagccaacaggaatttgctgtatggctcaggaaactcaaacagggccactggatcaacctagaggggtgggatggggagggagacgggaaggaggttcaaagggagggggtatgtgcatgcgtatggctgattcatgctgaggtttgacagaaaacaacaagattctgtaaagcaattatccttcaataaaaacacattaattaaaaaaaaagagaaaaaaggatatGCCTATTTATAAAACCTATACCTTTATCACAGGACTAGATGGGAATTTAAGCTCTCTAGTGAACCAAGatttggagatatatatatatatctatacctatatatatctatatatatagatatataatgtATGTCATATAAATGATATTCATATCATTCATTCACTGTTCCTTTATTGGTTATGACAGAACTGGAATGggggaaatatttcatttagagCATTGGAAGGAACCATATATTTTAGGCACAAGGGAAGTTTTGAAGCAGAAAGATATATTTATGCCAAATAATCCTTCACCCCAACAATAAACCCTTTTACATACAGACACTAAACCACAGACCTCCATAATTAAATGGACACTATGAAAAAATACTTTGCATAGGAATAATCTGACACAAATTTCTGTTGCATCATACTTagggtcctgtctgactctaggtCTTATTATGGCAAGCTCTGTATTGAAATTACTGTTTGATGTAGATGCCAATCAGAGATGTGCATCTGATGCTCCTCTTTCTCAGCAACTCCTGTAGAGAATGTGACACTGAGCTAAATAGAGAATAGTACCCTGAGGGGTGTGAAATCAGATGACCAGTTATGAAACATACATCTGTTCGTGTCTACatttccagaaagagaaattatggtAGTGATGTTCCAAGGTATGATGaattaaaaagtaacaaattgtactttcatattttattctcCTATGAAGTTATATAATTGGTTTGGTCACCGAGTTAGATTTTTCATAGAAGTAGCACAAACTATGAtcattcttttaataaaatgaaaaagagtttACTCAGTACAAAGCATTTCATTTCAAAAAACAATTATTCTTAAGAAATTGTGAATGCTCATGAGATAAATGGGAATTTACATATGTTTCACACAAGGTTTGAACCAATTTGAGAGagcagaaaaataacaaaagaaaaaacttagaTGACGGAGAAGAGAAACGTTAATAAAGGATGTTTTTCAAATTGTACATAGAAGtgaaatcaaagaaatggaaataccaggaaataaaatgaagaagcagTTGCTATTACCATAATCTAAACAAAGAATCTCACTGTCTGACTCTGAGGCTTTAAGCCCTGCTATCATTCTTCAGCCCGAGGTAAATGGACCTTTTCTAAAAGTTTCCATCCCAAAGAATCTTTTTAGAGCCCTCTTTATGTCTTTGTTTCTCAGACTatagatgaaggggttcagcatgggtgtgACCATGGTGTACATCACCGATGCTATAGCACTTGTATGTGAGCGGTAGGTAGCAGTGAAGCTAAGATACACTCCTAAGGCCGAGCAATAAAATAAGGAGACAACCGAGAGGTGAGATGCACAGGTAGAGAATGCTTTATACTGCCCCTGAGCAGATGagattccacggatagaggacaCTATCTTAGAGTAAGTGTAAAGGATACCAGCCAGGGGAACACCCCCTATAATTACAGATCCAAAATACACCGCCATGTTATTGAGAAAGGGGTCAGAACAGGCCAGTTGGATGAGCCATGTgatttcacagaaaaagtgatgGATTTCCAAGTCTGAACAGAAAGACAATGGCAAAATCATTAAACTCTGCAACAAGGAATACATAGAACTCAACACCCAGGATACCAGCACCAGCACTCCACAGACCCAGGGGCTCATGATGACCGTGTACTGCAGcgggtggcagatggccacataccggtcataggccatcacagtcAGGAGGAAGTTATCTAATCCTGCAAAGAGTAAGTAAAAATACACCTGCACAATGCAGCCTTCATAGGTGATGACTTTCCTCTGTGTCTGGGTGTTTTGGAGCATCTTtgggatggtggtggaggtgaagCAGATGTCTACAaaggacaggttggagaggaagaagtacatgggggtgtggaggtggcaTTCTGCGCTGACggccaggatgatgagcaggtttccaAACACAGTGATCAGGTACATGGAGAGGAAAAGCCCAAAGATGAGGGGCTGCAATTCTGGTCCCTCTgaaagtcccagaagaagaaattctgGGATTTGTGTATTGTTCCCTGGCTCCATGTGATGAAGCTGCctattgggaaaaaagaaaatagcatgaAGAATTTTCACCCAAACAGACACAACTCACATCACTGAAATActataatttcaattttgttgGCATGAAATTGATATTAATATGTTGTATATAGATAAATTCTCCATGAAGTTATACCCCATTTCACCTCTGAATAAAACTTTTTGTCCCATTCTCTGTATATTTCCAAAGGGTTcatgtatttacatttttaatgagaaattctttcatgcatttgagaaaaatattGATAACAAACATGTTTCAAGCCATACAGATAATAAATAGAGGTGCTTAAACAAATATCTCACAATCCAAGGATGATGAAAGATGAtatccaaataaatatataatatgttagaAAGTGACAGGtgttatgaagaaaacaaaaacatatataaaggAGAGAGTAGTCAGTGGCATTATTTTATACCAAGTTGCCAGGGCTGCAAATAAGGGGTTATTTGAAGAGATgtccaggaagagagagaagtacCTGGTGAGATACCAGGAGAAGTGTGTGCCTGGCAGAGGGAGCTGCCACTGCAAAAGACCTGAGGAGGATGCTGGATCGACATGTtcaaaggcaaatgagaaagccAGCGGGGCAGAGGGATAAACAAGATGGGGAGTGATGAGAGATGGTGTCAGGGATGCTGAGGAGCAAGTTGGCCTCCCAGACAGAGCTGACACTTTAGTCCACAGAGAATCCCTCCTTTCACGGTGTTCCCAGCACTTTCTGGATTTAGTTGCAAAGGCTTCCTGTGAATTAAAGCAGATCCTCATCTCAGTACCATCTTTGATTGAGTTCTGACTTCTGTCACCTTATTATATCACCTTAATGTATGAGTCCAAGTGCCTGGGCTCTAAGACCTGCTCTCACTCCACAAGGCACAGACACACCATGGCTCCTAGGCTGTGTTTCTGTCATGAATTTCTCAACCAGACTCACCTCCTTAGGCCAGGGGTGGTAACCACTCGAGCTAGTCAGATCAGATTAATTTTCTCCcgaaaaatgtttaaatgacaCCCATAAATTCCAAATCATAAACTTCTGATGGAATAATAACATTGGGATTCCTTTTAGCTACAGCCACTTTCTGCCCTGTATTTAAAGAAACATAATATATgagggagaaataaaatgaaggaaaaatatctaACAAGCTCAAATCATCCCTGAAACAATTTGATGAAGAGAAGCTTCCTTGGATTAGCAACCTTCCAACTTCACCAATACCTCTTTGATGCCcatgaaaaaccagaaagaaacatCTTACTTCCAAGGACAGAGGCAGTGATACATATATGATGTGAAAAACCATACAGATTTAATAccccaagagaaaaataagtaaaggTTGTAAACTcaacaattcaaaaataaaaacatagaaaatgtGACAAAAGTTATGTATGTGTTATATGAGACAGTAGAAGATGTCTTTCCTGTCCTTTTCTATATAATttgatctttttttgtgtgttctgATACTGAATGAGGCAAGCCCTATCTCTGGTTTCTTATAGATCATAATTTGTTTATTACTCTTGGGCataatgttttcacttttttaattaaTCCAATGAGCACACTTCAATTCTAGTTCTGGTCTTTTTCCAGCAGGCAAACACCTTTCCAGACCATACTCTAAAAACCTTGAGCAGGTCATGAAATTCCTCCTCTTATTCTGAATAAATTTCTTTACGTGATTTAAACCTGAGGAAACTATATTTCAGTGTACTGTGACATTGTCACTATATTGCAAGATACTAATCATCAAAGACTTAAATTGCCTTGTTCAATTCTTATTTTCTCAAAGGTCTgtgaatatatttgcatttttttaaaaaacacacttaagaaaatgagaaattctGAAATGACAAAATATGGCTAAAATATGAAACCAGTTAAAAGGATGATTTCTTATATTTGtattaaagaaaactgaatggaACAACAAAAATTGACTGAAACTTGATATATACTAGGGGTGAAAGTGTAGTTGTTctgtcgtgtctggctctttgcgaccccatggactgtagcctaccacgctccttcatccatgggattttccaggcaagaatattggaatgggttgccatttccttctccaggaatcgtCCCTTCCCAGgagggaattgaacccaggtctcctgcactgtaggcagatactttaccgtaTGAGGCACCAGGGAATTAATAGGGGTAATTAAACATTTATGACatgaattaataattaatttagaaaagacTTCAACTCAAGAGAATATAACATACAATGACCCAGAAATTTCTGGCAAATAGCAGATGCTTTGGTATAATGTGTTGAATGATTAAGAATCAGGTCCCTTTAGACATGAACACTATCCTGTGGG
This genomic window from Cervus canadensis isolate Bull #8, Minnesota chromosome 4, ASM1932006v1, whole genome shotgun sequence contains:
- the LOC122439345 gene encoding olfactory receptor-like protein OLF4; the encoded protein is MEPGNNTQIPEFLLLGLSEGPELQPLIFGLFLSMYLITVFGNLLIILAVSAECHLHTPMYFFLSNLSFVDICFTSTTIPKMLQNTQTQRKVITYEGCIVQVYFYLLFAGLDNFLLTVMAYDRYVAICHPLQYTVIMSPWVCGVLVLVSWVLSSMYSLLQSLMILPLSFCSDLEIHHFFCEITWLIQLACSDPFLNNMAVYFGSVIIGGVPLAGILYTYSKIVSSIRGISSAQGQYKAFSTCASHLSVVSLFYCSALGVYLSFTATYRSHTSAIASVMYTMVTPMLNPFIYSLRNKDIKRALKRFFGMETFRKGPFTSG